Within Sinorhizobium sp. RAC02, the genomic segment GATCGTTTGTTCGATCACGTCATTTTCCCGGTATGCAGCCCCCGTCTGCTAAAAGGTGAGCGGTCTATGGTCGATCCCCGCGACCTTCGAGGCCGCAAGCTGATTCATCAATCTTGGAGCGGACGAGGCGTTGTCTGGCCGGATTGGCGGCAATGGCTGCAGGCGGCCGGGATCTTTGATTTCGACTTCGAGCCGGGGCTTCACTACACGGACACCCATCTCGCCGTCCAAGCCGCGATCGAAGGCGAAGGTATTGCCCTTGGCGATGAAGCCCTCGTGGCCGATGACCTGGCTGCCGGTCGCCTCGTGCGCCCATTCGACCTGTCGATTGGCGGCCCGCCAAGCTTCGCCTACTTTGTCGTGTCACCGCTTGAGACGATGGCAGATCCCTTGATCCGTGGCTTCAGGGCGTGGCTGTTGTCCGAAGCAGCAACCATGCGTTTGCCGTAGCCCGCAAGTACCCTCCAGGGAGCGATGGTTTGCATGCCCTTTCGCGGGAGCCGAAACGGCGCTTTTGCGGAATTCAAATGATCGTCGATATCGTATAGTAATCTCCCGGTATCTTTCCAACTTCCCCCCTGCCATTCCCCAAATCCTCCGCCATAGTGCCCGCATGTCCACAATTCGTCCCCTGATTCCCCTTCTCATCACCGCCGGCATTCTCATCGGGGGCAATGGCCTTCAGGGCACGTTCATTGCGCTGCGTGCCTCGCAGGAAGGGTTTTCGACCTCCGTCATCGGTTTTGTCGGGGCGGGCTACAGCATCGGGTTTGCGATCGGCTGTATCTATGTGACGCGCGTGCTGCGAGCGATCGGGCATATCCGGACGTTTTCGGCCATGGCGGCGATCGCGTCGGCGTCGGCCATTGCCATGGTGCTGGTGATCGATCCGATCTTCTGGTTCGTGATGCGGCTTGTCGCCGGCATCTGTTTTGCGAGCCTGTTTGCCACCGTCGAGAGCTGGCTGAACGCCTCCGTCACCAATGCCAACCGGGCTCGCACGCTTTCCGTCTACCGCGTCGTTGACCTCGGCTCGGTGACGGCGGCGCAATATCTCATTCCCGGCATCGGCATCGGCGGGTTCGAGCTGTTTGCCATCGTCGCCATGGCGCTGTCGCTGTCGCTCGTGCCGATTTCGCTGGCCGATCGCTCCAGCCCGACCGTGCCGGAAGCGATCCGCTTCGACGTCAGAAAACTCTGGAACATCTCGCCGCTCGCCACCGTCGGCTGCATCGTCGTCGGCCTCACCAATGCGGCCTTCCGAAATCTTGGGCCGATCTACGCGCATGATATCGGCCTCTCCGTGACGGCCATCGCGAACTTCATGAGCGCCGGCATCGTCGGCGGCGTGGTGCTGCAATATCCGCTCGGGATCTATTCCGACCGGCTCGACCGGCGGCTGATCATCCTGCTCGCGACCCTGGGCTCGGCCTGCGCGGCGCTCTACCTT encodes:
- a CDS encoding MFS transporter, coding for MSTIRPLIPLLITAGILIGGNGLQGTFIALRASQEGFSTSVIGFVGAGYSIGFAIGCIYVTRVLRAIGHIRTFSAMAAIASASAIAMVLVIDPIFWFVMRLVAGICFASLFATVESWLNASVTNANRARTLSVYRVVDLGSVTAAQYLIPGIGIGGFELFAIVAMALSLSLVPISLADRSSPTVPEAIRFDVRKLWNISPLATVGCIVVGLTNAAFRNLGPIYAHDIGLSVTAIANFMSAGIVGGVVLQYPLGIYSDRLDRRLIILLATLGSACAALYLAFFAGGNELKNLVGIFVFGAFAMPLYSLCSAHANDHAGEGEHALVSAGMLFFWSCGAIIGPLFASVLLQFFGPQALFLYTAVILVSFMGYTALRMSARPAVPAGARHSRFRNLLRTSFFFNKLAASEKDRNGER